One Arachis hypogaea cultivar Tifrunner chromosome 18, arahy.Tifrunner.gnm2.J5K5, whole genome shotgun sequence genomic window, tattaagggttgttcttatgaaattgttattgaattgatcttaaattttttaaaaagttagccgtcaggggtatatttgatgcaaattgaaaacttctaggacaaaattgaaacaaaataaaacttaggggtatttttgaaacttttgtcaaactttagggacaaaaagtatactttacccttctTTTTTTTATACTCTGTTTCCTCCCTATACAACATACTTACAaattatctatttaaataaaaaataaaagagttgaCTCTATTTAAATTTTATGCATTCTCAATGCAAAATTCTTCTAAAttaatatcaaatcaaattattGTTATATAGACAAAAAATGGTTAACTTCTACACCTCAATCTCAACAAGAAACCAATTTGATCATTGCTACTTTTGATTTAATTATGTAAAGATCAACGAAGAATCTACtatggataaaaataaataattataggaATACTTTAGAGCACAGGTGAGGTGCCAATAGTTTGTGATAGGAAGGGAAGGTTCTAGAgacctttttattatataatgtAATGAATGAAACAGAGAAGATAATTTGTAGCCAATTAGTTAGTTTAGCCTTTAGTGTCTTAGCGCTTAGTATTAGCAAAATTATGTTCACAACAGAGTCAAAGTAATCCAAGGTAAATCTTTCAGCTCATTCTTCCTTTGCTTATGTTGTTATGCTACAAGTACAGGGAGATTCTTCTAATAATATCATCACACTTGACTCAAATTTTGCATTGGTCATAGAAAGTCCCAGCAATGGAAACAAGAACCTTACCTTACACCTTTCTGCTTGCAAATGCTTATCAGCTACAAACTCGGGGCTCCTGAAGTCTCCAAGGTTTGCAAGACGAACCGGGTTCACGACAACCCCAATGTTGTTGCTCCCCATACTTGCATCTTGAAACAAAGCAGTTTCCCCAGCTTTATCAACCTATTCATTGTAAACCAGAGCAGCAAAAATTGTAACAAATGTAAATGGAAAGTGGTGAAAATTTGGAATGACaagaattttatgtttttttgctCCAACTCCATAGCATTTCATGTTGTACTACTCAATTTGGAGGGGATAAATAACAATTTTTTCATGAAATATAATGATCAGTTCATCTAATATATTCCATTTCCATCTAATCTAATTCTAAAATATCTAAGAGTTTAAATTTTATGCATTGTCAATGTAAAATTCTTCTAAATCAAATTATTGCCATATAGACAAAAAGTGGCTAACTTCTACACCTCAATCTCAACAAGAAACCAGTTTGATCTATGCGCAACACACGATTAGGTGTCAGTGTAAAAGAGTTATACACTAACATGAGTAACAGCTAGATTTTACTCAATATTTTACCCACCTCATTCCATTTCCATTTAACTCTATTGAATCATTTTCCAACACATCATACCAAACATACGCAATTCTTCACAGTAGaaaaagcttatcaaagattaaggttattcaaaaaaaaatgggTAAATAATTTTACCTTAGTCCAAGAAGAGGGTATAAGAAGAGTGAAACCTTCCTTCGAATCAGTGTATCTGTGAAGCTCCAAGTCCAACTCTTGAGCCATCAAGAATGCACCACTAGTGTTTGATAAATTGCTCGAAAGAAAAGTTGTGAGAAGAAGAGTAAGATGGAGCTTCCTCTTAGTAAAAAATGTTGATAAATGCAGGATGTGGTTGTTGTGAGGTTCATTGGGAAGAATGCAGGTAACAGAATTGAAAGAGGGGATTGAGAAGAAGGTTCTAGAAGAAGAGTGTTGTTGTGAATTGTGGAGAAGCGTCGAGCAAGTTATAAAAGCCATTGGAATATGTTCTTAATATATAAGCGCAGATGGATTTATTcacgttattttttttttttactaatgtcATGTGAGTAACATCATTTTTAAATCaactaaaaaatttatcaaattaactattatttttaaattaacaaaaaaataaaaatacaaaaaaatatacaaagtaatagaaatatatataaattaggttataaaattactaatgataataattaaaaattaataatatctaattaaatttataacctacaaaaatttatatctctatgtttattatattttactgttataaataatacaataaatttataactctaataattaatttattaatttttataaataacttattaaatataataaacatctaTATTATAAATGTCATAATAatctattaatcataataaattttacgctacaaatattcaaattccatactatctgaactacttatataagtctcttatcactatttcttcaaataatatcaaaattagcacaaaaaatttattttcgcactatacaacatctcaaacttactcgATAGAGTATTATTCTTTTGGACAATATCACCAAACAAACAAATAATTGGTTTATCAAAGTTCGCATGGTTCGTATATGGAAAACATTAACACCCACAAATGAATAAGAGTCTCTTTATCtagaaatgattatattagatgaaaaggtacaaaacaaacatatttattatatttttaaaata contains:
- the LOC112771635 gene encoding psbP domain-containing protein 2, chloroplastic isoform X1; this encodes MAFITCSTLLHNSQQHSSSRTFFSIPSFNSVTCILPNEPHNNHILHLSTFFTKRKLHLTLLLTTFLSSNLSNTSGAFLMAQELDLELHRYTDSKEGFTLLIPSSWTKVDKAGETALFQDASMGSNNIGVVVNPVRLANLGDFRSPEFVADKHLQAERCKVLCLDFDPNEKLWTRSLLSKLTPWF
- the LOC112771635 gene encoding psbP domain-containing protein 2, chloroplastic isoform X2, whose product is MAFITCSTLLHNSQQHSSSRTFFSIPSFNSVTCILPNEPHNNHILHLSTFFTKRKLHLTLLLTTFLSSNLSNTSGAFLMAQELDLELHRYTDSKEGFTLLIPSSWTKVDKAGETALFQDASMGSNNIGVVVNPVRLANLGDFRSPEFVADKHLQAERCKEIKKEEEEEEEEGGEEEKKKNE